In the genome of Lysobacter sp. BMK333-48F3, the window AGGTCGGCGATGATCACCGTCAGCGCCGGCGCGTGTTCGCCCAGCACTTCGTGGCGGATCTCGTAATTGCGCTTGCGCAGCCGGCGTTCGCTCAGATACGTGGTGACCTTGACCAGGTTGGCGTAGGTCATGCCGGCGGCCTCGAGCTGGCGCTCGACGTTGGCCCAGGCGCGCCGGCACTGGCCGTCGAAGTCCTTGGGCAGGATGCATTCCTCGCACTGCGGCAGCTGGCCGCTGACGAATACCAATCGCTTGAAGCCGGTGATCTCGAGCGCTTGCGAATACGACACATCGGTAGGACGGATTTCGCGGCGTTGCATGGACGGGCCCCGGCGTTGGGAAGCGAAGGACGGATCAGTCGATGAAACCTTGCAAGGCCTCAGCGTACTCGGGGTACTGGCCGATGTTGTGATGGTCGGCGCCGTTCAACTGCACGACTTCCAGTCCCTGGGTGCGGGTCTGCAGCGAGTAGATCAGGCGTTGCGTGTTCGGCGGCGGGATCACGTCGTCGTGGCTGGCGCGCACGATCAGGATCGGGCCGAAGTAGTTGCGCAGGTGCTTGACCGATTCGTAGCGGTCGCGCACCAGCCAGCGCGTCGGCAGCCAGCGGTAGTGCGCCTGCGCGGTCTCGCTGAGGCTGTCGAACGGGGTCACCAGGGCCAGGCGCTCGACCGG includes:
- a CDS encoding RidA family protein, giving the protein MQRREIRPTDVSYSQALEITGFKRLVFVSGQLPQCEECILPKDFDGQCRRAWANVERQLEAAGMTYANLVKVTTYLSERRLRKRNYEIRHEVLGEHAPALTVIIADLYEEGWMVEIEAIAAD